A region from the Triticum aestivum cultivar Chinese Spring chromosome 3D, IWGSC CS RefSeq v2.1, whole genome shotgun sequence genome encodes:
- the LOC123076920 gene encoding endo-1,4-beta-xylanase 1, protein MAFAKDEVPLAMKLMADGGSSMEKEAGISMKLTEDGGSEEEEEEPALAVNLLEHHGGSCSEEANGGLGGWASAGSSTLSVHHDHAPPPLSATAEDVPCAHKRKPSGRYVLAAHRADDKDGLCREISRAPQPKVTYRVAGWVRLEGCPGADGGHPVHVEVRTQDGARVGGGVLVAEPGRWAEIKGAFRVDEHPRHAEVYVHGPPAGVDIKVMDMRVCAVDKIARLRHLRKKTDKVRKRDVVLKFSRPSEDGADAAEAVNGASIRVVQVENSFPLGACISKSSIQNPAFVDFFTKHFDWAVLENELKWYYTEPVQGQVSYADADELIAFCDRLKKPVRGHCIFWAVENSVQPWVRALNTEQLRAAVESRIRGLVSRYSGRFPQYEVNNEMLHGAFFRQRLGDDIDAHMFRETAAIDPAPALFVNDYNVESANDPNATPEKYVALITDLQRRGAAVGGIGVQGHVTYPVGDVICDALDKLAATELPVWITELDVSAADEAVRADDLEVVLREAFAHPAVEGIMLWGFMQGHMWRSHGQLLNADGTVSQAGNRFMGLRQEWTSHARGKVDANGHFKFRGFHGKYVVELAAGAGGKQVRRAFDVHKGDEPLVVDMNL, encoded by the exons ATGGCATTCGCTAAG GACGAGGTGCCACTTGCAATGAAGCTCATggcggacggcggcagcagcatggaGAAAGAGGCGGGCATCTCCATGAAGCTGACGGAGGACGGgggcagcgaggaggaggaggaggagcctgccCTCGCCGTGAACCTGCTCGAGCACCATGGCGGCTCCTGCTCGGAGGAGGCGAACGGCGGTCTGGGCGGCTGGGCATCGGCTGGCTCGAGCACGCTCTCGGTGCACCACGACCACGCGCCGCCTCCGCTCTCGGCCACGGCGGAGGACGTGCCGTGCGCGCACAAGCGGAAGCCGAGCGGCCGGTACGTCCTCGCCGCGCACCGGGCGGACGACAAGGACGGCCTATGCCGGGAGATCTCCCGCGCGCCCCAGCCCAAGGTCACGTACCGGGTGGCCGGCTGGGTTCGCCTGGAGGGCTGCCCCGGCGCGGACGGCGGCCACCCTGTGCACGTGGAGGTCCGCACGCAGGACGGCGCCCGGGTCGGCGGCGGTGTGCTGGTGGCTGAGCCTGGGAGGTGGGCCGAGATCAAGGGCGCGTTCAGGGTCGACGAGCACCCGCGCCACGCCGAGGTTTACGTCCATGGCCCGCCGGCCGGGGTGGACATCAAGGTCATGGACATGCGCGTGTGCGCCGTGGACAAGATCGCACGGCTCAGGCACCTCAGGAAGAAGACGGACAAG GTGCGCAAGCGTGATGTGGTGCTTAAGTTCAGCCGGCCGTCGGAGGACGGGGCCGATGCAGCGGAGGCGGTGAACGGCGCGTCCATCCGCGTGGTGCAGGTGGAGAACAGCTTCCCGCTCGGCGCGTGCATCAGCAAGTCGTCCATCCAGAACCCGGCGTTTGTGGACTTCTTCACCAAGCACTTCGACTGGGCGGTGCTGGAGAACGAGCTCAAGTGGTACTACACGGAGCCTGTGCAGGGTCAGGTGAGCTACGCCGACGCCGACGAGCTCATCGCCTTCTGCGACCGGCTCAAGAAGCCGGTGCGCGGGCACTGCATCTTTTGGGCCGTGGAGAACTCGGTGCAGCCGTGGGTCCGTGCCCTCAACACCGAGCAGCTCAGGGCCGCCGTGGAGTCCCGTATCCGGGGCCTCGTCTCCCGCTACAGCGGCCGGTTCCCGCAGTACGAGGTGAACAACGAGATGCTCCATGGCGCCTTCTTCCGGCAGCGCCTCGGCGACGACATCGACGCGCACATGTTCCGGGAGACGGCGGCCATCGACCCGGCCCCGGCGCTGTTCGTTAACGACTACAACGTTGAGAGCGCCAACGACCCCAACGCGACGCCGGAGAAGTACGTGGCGCTGATCACCGACCTGCAGAGGCGCGGCGCGGCCGTGGGCGGGATCGGGGTGCAGGGCCACGTGACGTACCCGGTGGGCGACGTCATCTGCGACGCGCTGGACAAGCTGGCGGCGACGGAGCTCCCCGTGTGGATCACGGAGCTGGACGTGTCGGCGGCGGACGAGGCGGTGCGCGCCGACGACCTGGAGGTGGTGCTCCGGGAGGCGTTCGCGCACCCGGCCGTGGAGGGGATCATGCTGTGGGGGTTCATGCAGGGCCACATGTGGCGCTCCCATGGGCAACTCCTCAACGCCGACGGCACGGTCAGCCAGGCCGGGAACAGGTTCATGGGGCTCCGGCAGGAGTGGACATCGCACGCGCGCGGCAAGGTGGACGCCAACGGCCACTTCAAGTTCAGGGGGTTCCACGGCAAGTACGTCGTGGagctggccgccggcgccggcgggaaGCAGGTCAGGCGTGCGTTCGACGTGCACAAGGGGGACGAGCCGCTCGTCGTGGACATGAACCTCTGA